The Phycisphaerales bacterium AB-hyl4 genome has a window encoding:
- a CDS encoding alpha/beta hydrolase: MTETDNPPSPGKAQHQAPAKAPWLARKLGRAALRFSGYPGRGIIGAVRRKQAKERGGRAFKVKTDDGVELDAWFSPADPRAKHADADGPPRLPIFMLHGWVEVKEFHFPRAWCLNHQGHDVILFDHRAHGRSSGEFATFGVRERHDLRQVIDTAIEQKLIADHRVITLGFSMGASTVLQHAPTDERVAGVIAFAPFVNFREAIRSFRFKLAPWIDDKWLMRGFEAAATHDAGFDLDEATTLDAVKQIAVPVLMIEGTLDSNLPPRWHTQKLAAEKKQGPLEVITIDEATHVSLCRRTWPGLNEKIAAFCARLR, from the coding sequence ATGACCGAAACTGACAACCCACCCAGCCCTGGCAAAGCTCAACACCAAGCGCCGGCCAAAGCGCCGTGGCTCGCCCGCAAGCTCGGCCGCGCGGCGCTGCGCTTCAGCGGCTACCCGGGCAGGGGCATCATCGGCGCGGTACGCCGCAAGCAGGCCAAAGAGCGCGGCGGCCGGGCGTTTAAAGTCAAAACCGACGACGGCGTCGAGCTCGACGCCTGGTTCAGCCCCGCTGACCCACGTGCGAAACACGCGGACGCCGACGGCCCGCCACGCCTGCCGATCTTCATGCTCCACGGCTGGGTCGAGGTCAAAGAGTTTCACTTCCCCCGCGCCTGGTGCCTCAATCATCAGGGACACGACGTCATCCTCTTCGACCATCGCGCCCACGGCCGAAGCTCGGGCGAATTCGCCACCTTCGGCGTCCGCGAACGACATGACCTGCGACAGGTCATCGACACGGCCATCGAACAAAAACTCATCGCCGACCATCGCGTCATCACGCTTGGCTTTTCCATGGGCGCGTCGACCGTGCTGCAACACGCGCCGACCGACGAGCGCGTCGCCGGCGTGATCGCTTTCGCACCCTTCGTCAACTTCCGCGAAGCGATCCGCTCGTTCCGCTTCAAACTCGCGCCGTGGATCGACGACAAATGGCTGATGCGCGGCTTTGAAGCAGCAGCAACACACGATGCCGGCTTTGATCTGGATGAAGCGACGACGCTCGACGCGGTCAAGCAGATCGCGGTGCCGGTGTTGATGATCGAAGGCACGCTTGATTCAAATTTGCCGCCGCGCTGGCATACGCAGAAGCTCGCTGCGGAGAAGAAGCAAGGCCCGTTAGAGGTGATCACGATCGATGAAGCGACGCATGTTTCGCTTTGCCGACGAACGTGGCCGGGGCTAAATGAAAAGATCGCAGCATTTTGTGCGCGCTTGCGATGA
- a CDS encoding DoxX family protein, which translates to MRFLRWLLFGGWLPNAIVADLVLTAVRIFTGLAMALAHGLGKVTAPTEEIAERAARLSFPMPTLFGWAAALSEFVGGLLLALGLLTRLSAFFILCTMTVAVYSHVVVREDPFRGYELALLFWFLCLQFLFIGSGRFGIDRFLRSDARPRVHHD; encoded by the coding sequence ATGCGGTTCTTACGTTGGCTGTTGTTCGGCGGCTGGTTGCCGAACGCGATCGTGGCGGACCTGGTGTTGACCGCTGTCCGCATTTTCACCGGTCTGGCGATGGCGCTGGCGCACGGCCTGGGCAAGGTCACCGCTCCGACGGAAGAGATCGCCGAACGCGCGGCACGCCTCAGCTTCCCCATGCCCACGCTGTTCGGCTGGGCGGCGGCGCTCTCCGAGTTCGTCGGCGGACTGCTGCTGGCGCTGGGCCTGCTCACCCGCCTCTCCGCGTTCTTCATCCTCTGCACGATGACCGTCGCGGTCTACTCGCACGTCGTCGTCCGCGAAGACCCGTTCCGAGGCTATGAACTGGCGCTGTTGTTCTGGTTCCTCTGCCTGCAGTTTCTCTTCATCGGCTCGGGCCGCTTCGGTATCGACCGCTTCCTGCGCAGCGATGCACGACCACGGGTGCATCACGACTGA
- a CDS encoding DoxX family protein produces the protein MKALRWLLLGGLTPPITVGDAVLTAVRIGTGLSIALGHGWGKVKDPSGIIGVSESLGFPLPTLAGWMAALSEFGGGILLAVGLLTRPAAFLILVTMSVAIYAHAFRWGDPFVQGWELAFLFWMLALQYVVFGAGRFGVDRWLR, from the coding sequence ATGAAAGCTTTACGCTGGTTGTTGCTGGGTGGGTTGACGCCGCCGATTACGGTCGGCGATGCGGTGCTGACGGCGGTGCGCATCGGGACGGGCCTGTCGATCGCGCTGGGGCATGGATGGGGCAAGGTTAAAGACCCATCCGGGATCATCGGCGTTTCGGAAAGCCTGGGATTCCCGCTGCCGACGCTGGCGGGGTGGATGGCGGCCTTGTCGGAATTCGGCGGCGGCATTCTGCTGGCGGTCGGCCTGCTCACTCGGCCGGCGGCGTTCCTGATCCTGGTCACGATGAGCGTGGCGATCTACGCGCACGCGTTTCGATGGGGCGATCCGTTTGTGCAGGGTTGGGAACTGGCGTTCCTCTTCTGGATGCTCGCGTTGCAGTATGTCGTGTTCGGCGCGGGCCGCTTCGGCGTCGACCGCTGGCTGCGGTAG
- a CDS encoding 3-hydroxyacyl-ACP dehydratase FabZ family protein gives MRFELIDQVLERAPDRLTAIKNVTTAEEYLGDHFPGFPVLPGVMMLETLVQAARLLADAEATSPCESAWVVREVRNVRYGQMVRPGQTLEVEVTLRSRDDAGCEFQGKGTVAGQVAVQGRFRLAPLAERTQPGQG, from the coding sequence TTGCGTTTTGAACTGATCGACCAAGTACTGGAGCGGGCGCCCGACCGGCTGACCGCGATCAAGAACGTCACCACGGCGGAGGAGTACCTGGGCGACCACTTTCCCGGGTTCCCCGTCCTGCCGGGTGTGATGATGCTTGAGACGCTGGTGCAGGCCGCGCGGCTGCTGGCCGACGCGGAGGCGACTTCGCCTTGTGAGTCGGCGTGGGTGGTGCGGGAAGTGCGCAACGTGCGCTACGGCCAGATGGTTCGGCCGGGCCAGACGCTGGAAGTGGAAGTAACATTGCGTAGTCGGGACGACGCCGGCTGCGAGTTTCAGGGCAAGGGCACGGTCGCCGGGCAGGTGGCGGTGCAGGGCCGGTTTCGGCTGGCGCCGCTGGCCGAGCGGACGCAGCCGGGTCAGGGATGA
- a CDS encoding gamma carbonic anhydrase family protein, with protein MTMKRVKNVYLADTARVRGEVQLGENVSLWYGAVIRGDVAAVTVGEGTNIQDNAVVHCDSNVPNHIGRDVTIGHSAIVHGKRIGDGTLIGMHATVLGQTEIGKGCLIAAGCVVPPGLIVPDGMVVMGVPGRVVRPTRPKEQEYLAWLAPHYVKQAKLHHEQPNDPRVRGWGDC; from the coding sequence ATGACCATGAAGCGCGTGAAGAATGTCTACCTGGCAGACACCGCCCGCGTCCGCGGCGAGGTGCAACTCGGCGAAAACGTCAGCCTCTGGTACGGCGCGGTCATCCGCGGCGACGTCGCGGCGGTGACGGTCGGCGAGGGTACGAACATACAGGACAACGCCGTCGTGCACTGCGACTCGAACGTGCCCAACCACATCGGCCGGGATGTGACGATCGGGCACAGCGCGATCGTGCACGGCAAGCGGATTGGCGACGGCACGCTGATCGGCATGCACGCGACCGTGCTGGGGCAGACGGAGATCGGCAAGGGGTGTCTAATTGCTGCCGGCTGCGTCGTGCCGCCGGGCCTGATCGTGCCGGACGGCATGGTGGTGATGGGCGTGCCGGGGCGTGTGGTGCGCCCGACTCGGCCGAAGGAGCAGGAATACCTCGCGTGGCTGGCACCGCATTACGTGAAACAGGCGAAGCTGCACCATGAGCAGCCGAACGACCCGCGCGTCCGCGGGTGGGGTGATTGCTGA
- a CDS encoding helix-turn-helix transcriptional regulator, whose protein sequence is MNVSRVHRLLRLITLMQSGRPRKAPELMEELNVSRRTLFRDLKMLQAAGIPYYHTPGEGYRLRSEFFLPPVNLTVAETVGLMMLGKAASADRQRPMVMPALSAIYKLLSTVPEPIRSACGEMMAHVSVDPGAVGMGERESAFYPMLQQCVDERRACQVVYGSPVEAEPIRGELEPYVLHFVNRAWYVLGRSSVHQEVRVFKLARFESIDPLPRCFRRPKRFQARDKLGKAWQLIPEGEEHEVELEFSAMVGRNVSEVRWHPTQEHELLPDGRCVMRFTVDGLGEIAWWLCGYADQVKVRKPDALRERVGKMLHAALMNYR, encoded by the coding sequence ATGAATGTAAGTCGAGTCCATCGTCTGTTGCGATTGATCACGCTGATGCAGAGCGGTCGTCCGCGCAAAGCACCGGAGTTGATGGAAGAGCTGAATGTCAGCCGACGCACGCTGTTTCGAGACTTGAAGATGCTGCAGGCCGCGGGCATTCCGTATTACCACACGCCGGGCGAAGGCTATCGCCTGCGTAGCGAGTTTTTTCTGCCGCCGGTGAATCTGACGGTCGCCGAGACGGTGGGGCTGATGATGCTGGGCAAGGCGGCGTCGGCGGATCGGCAGCGGCCGATGGTGATGCCGGCGCTCTCGGCGATCTACAAACTGCTGAGCACCGTGCCCGAGCCGATCCGCTCGGCGTGCGGGGAGATGATGGCTCACGTGTCCGTCGACCCCGGCGCGGTGGGCATGGGCGAACGCGAAAGTGCGTTCTACCCGATGCTGCAGCAGTGCGTGGACGAACGGCGGGCGTGCCAGGTGGTGTACGGCAGTCCGGTGGAGGCGGAGCCGATCCGCGGCGAGTTGGAGCCTTACGTGCTGCACTTTGTGAACCGCGCGTGGTACGTGCTCGGACGCAGCAGCGTGCATCAGGAAGTGCGCGTGTTCAAGCTGGCGCGGTTTGAATCGATCGACCCGTTGCCGCGCTGTTTCCGTCGGCCGAAGCGGTTCCAGGCTCGCGACAAACTAGGCAAGGCGTGGCAGCTTATTCCGGAAGGGGAAGAGCACGAAGTCGAGCTCGAATTCAGCGCGATGGTGGGACGGAACGTGTCGGAAGTGCGCTGGCATCCGACGCAGGAGCACGAGCTGCTGCCGGACGGTCGGTGCGTCATGCGGTTCACGGTCGACGGGCTCGGAGAGATCGCGTGGTGGCTGTGTGGCTACGCGGATCAGGTGAAAGTTCGCAAGCCTGATGCGCTGCGTGAACGCGTTGGAAAAATGTTGCATGCAGCATTGATGAATTATCGGTAA
- a CDS encoding RbsD/FucU family protein: protein MLKSRLIHPQLLDAIGRAGHGSQVLIADGNYPAATKLGPNARLVHLNLSPGLVSCTQVLEALLPAVPVEAAATMDYARTGPYGLSEDPPIWDEYRGIFRTAGYADLKLKPIERFAFYEAGESPDVAVTIQTGEQRIYANLLLTLGVVMGD, encoded by the coding sequence ATGCTTAAGTCACGTTTGATTCATCCGCAGTTGCTGGACGCGATCGGCCGGGCGGGGCATGGGTCGCAGGTGTTGATTGCCGACGGCAACTACCCGGCCGCGACGAAGCTGGGGCCGAACGCTCGGCTGGTGCACTTGAACCTTTCACCGGGCCTGGTGTCATGCACGCAAGTGCTTGAGGCGTTGCTGCCTGCGGTGCCTGTTGAGGCGGCGGCGACGATGGATTACGCCCGCACGGGGCCGTACGGGTTAAGCGAAGACCCGCCGATCTGGGATGAGTATCGAGGCATCTTTCGCACCGCGGGGTATGCGGATCTCAAGCTCAAGCCGATCGAGCGTTTCGCGTTTTACGAGGCCGGCGAGTCGCCTGATGTGGCGGTGACGATTCAGACCGGTGAGCAGCGCATCTACGCGAACCTGCTGCTGACGCTCGGCGTCGTGATGGGCGACTGA
- a CDS encoding beta-hydroxyacyl-ACP dehydratase — translation MRWIWIDRILSLDRGERCVAIKNVSAAEDVLHDHFPAHGDRPAQPVLPNTLIIEGMAQTAGILVGHANDFKEKVILAKIGRASFTADARPGFTLRHTATIDRLDATGASTTGVTELLDPGTGEVTPLASIELMFSHIDHNRAGLAFPEHNFVFTSQFMDLLRESGVQ, via the coding sequence ATGCGCTGGATCTGGATTGACCGCATTCTGTCGCTCGATCGCGGCGAGCGCTGCGTGGCGATCAAAAACGTCTCCGCAGCGGAGGACGTGCTGCACGATCACTTCCCCGCGCATGGCGATCGGCCGGCGCAGCCCGTGTTGCCGAACACGTTGATCATCGAGGGCATGGCGCAGACGGCCGGCATCCTCGTCGGCCACGCGAACGACTTCAAAGAGAAGGTCATTCTCGCCAAGATCGGCCGCGCCAGCTTCACCGCCGACGCTCGGCCGGGCTTCACCCTCCGCCACACCGCCACCATTGACCGCCTCGATGCGACCGGCGCGTCGACCACCGGCGTCACCGAGCTGCTCGACCCGGGCACGGGCGAGGTCACGCCGCTGGCGAGCATCGAGCTGATGTTCAGCCATATCGATCACAACCGCGCGGGCCTGGCCTTCCCCGAGCACAACTTCGTGTTCACCAGCCAGTTCATGGACCTGCTGCGCGAATCCGGCGTGCAGTGA
- the mutT gene encoding 8-oxo-dGTP diphosphatase MutT — protein MVEAIEVAVGVLAERGADGVWQVLIARRPHDGVLGGYWEFPGGKCEADETLRQCVVREFEEELALQVAVTQTLTHIEHSYDHGYIRLHAYLCEHVAGEPKAIAVTEFRWVNVDTLPTYRFPPANDALLDRIRVVLSEDEGNDVVEADAQS, from the coding sequence GTGGTCGAGGCGATTGAAGTGGCGGTTGGCGTGCTCGCGGAGCGGGGGGCGGACGGGGTGTGGCAGGTGTTGATCGCCCGTCGGCCGCACGACGGTGTGCTCGGCGGGTACTGGGAGTTCCCCGGCGGCAAGTGCGAAGCCGACGAAACGCTGCGGCAGTGTGTCGTTCGCGAGTTTGAGGAAGAGCTCGCGCTCCAGGTCGCGGTGACGCAAACGCTCACGCACATCGAGCACAGTTACGACCACGGCTACATCCGTCTGCACGCCTATCTTTGCGAACACGTCGCGGGCGAGCCGAAGGCGATCGCCGTCACCGAGTTTCGCTGGGTGAACGTCGACACGCTGCCGACCTATCGCTTTCCGCCGGCCAACGACGCCCTGCTCGACCGCATCCGCGTGGTGCTCAGCGAGGATGAAGGCAATGATGTGGTTGAGGCCGACGCTCAGTCGTGA
- a CDS encoding acyl carrier protein: protein MPMTQDEVFSKVQDVLEDALGVDDDEVTPEAKLVEDLGAESIDFLDIVFRLEKAFGIKIEQSELFPENVLNDPQYVQDGEVTDEGMAELRKRLPHVDLSEFESSRKVEDFSNVFTVDAIVKFVQSKLS from the coding sequence ATGCCCATGACGCAGGATGAAGTATTCAGCAAGGTGCAGGACGTGCTCGAAGACGCGCTCGGCGTCGATGACGACGAGGTGACGCCCGAGGCGAAGCTGGTGGAGGATCTCGGCGCGGAGTCGATCGACTTCCTCGACATCGTCTTCCGCCTGGAGAAGGCGTTCGGCATCAAGATCGAGCAGAGCGAGCTGTTCCCCGAAAACGTGCTCAACGATCCGCAATACGTGCAGGACGGCGAGGTCACCGACGAGGGCATGGCCGAGCTGCGCAAGCGGTTGCCGCACGTCGACCTTTCCGAATTCGAGAGCAGCCGAAAGGTGGAAGACTTCTCCAACGTCTTCACGGTGGACGCGATTGTGAAGTTCGTCCAGTCGAAGCTTTCGTGA
- a CDS encoding NAD(P)H-hydrate dehydratase codes for MPDLQNITTTPAAPPRPADAHKGTFGTVMIVGGSATMIGAPAITARAAFRTGSGLVKLAVDSAILPFALTIEPGATGLLFTGELDHRLAALDAADPDKHAVLAVGPGMGQAREAGELVVALLRGKRPVVLDADGLNQLAWSDYRHTPGGAPLVLTPHPGEFRRLATPMGIRLDPTRPDQRTDAAAALAQMHQAVVVLKGQHTVVCDGDRVFVNDTGHPALATAGSGDVLTGVIASLIGQGLAPFDAAVLGVHAHGCAAEQWAAAHGRAGLRAIDLCDELPAAIEKHRL; via the coding sequence ATGCCAGATCTGCAAAACATCACGACAACCCCCGCCGCCCCACCGCGACCGGCCGACGCCCACAAAGGCACGTTCGGCACGGTCATGATCGTCGGCGGCAGCGCCACCATGATCGGCGCGCCCGCCATCACCGCCCGCGCCGCGTTCCGTACAGGCAGCGGCCTGGTCAAGCTCGCGGTTGATTCGGCCATCCTCCCGTTCGCGCTCACCATCGAGCCCGGCGCGACCGGCCTGCTGTTCACCGGCGAGCTTGATCATCGGCTCGCCGCGCTTGATGCCGCCGACCCCGACAAGCACGCCGTGCTCGCCGTCGGCCCCGGCATGGGTCAAGCCAGAGAGGCCGGCGAGTTGGTGGTCGCCCTGCTGCGTGGCAAGCGCCCGGTCGTGCTCGACGCCGACGGCCTCAACCAGCTTGCCTGGTCCGACTATCGCCACACACCCGGCGGCGCGCCGCTCGTGCTCACGCCCCACCCCGGCGAGTTTCGCCGACTCGCCACGCCGATGGGCATTCGCCTCGACCCGACTCGGCCCGACCAGCGCACCGACGCCGCCGCCGCCCTCGCCCAGATGCACCAGGCCGTCGTCGTCCTTAAGGGCCAACACACCGTTGTCTGCGACGGCGACCGCGTCTTCGTCAACGACACCGGCCATCCCGCGCTCGCCACGGCCGGCAGCGGCGACGTGCTCACCGGCGTGATCGCCAGTCTCATCGGGCAGGGCTTGGCCCCCTTCGACGCGGCGGTGCTCGGTGTACACGCGCACGGCTGTGCCGCCGAGCAATGGGCCGCCGCCCACGGCCGAGCCGGCCTGCGCGCAATCGACCTCTGCGACGAACTGCCCGCCGCGATCGAAAAACATCGCCTCTGA